One Cytophagia bacterium CHB2 genomic window, TTTTCTTGAGCCACTTCAGGACTTCCAGCTGATCTTGCGCAGTTGCACGCCGCACATTTACAAGCAACTTCATCAAGTCCGGTCGCGGCAAGGTCGCGTTTGAGGCACCCTCATTACACACAGAGCAAATCGCCTTTAAGTTGGAGGCATCATCAGTTCCCCCCAAACTCTTATCAATCACATGCCCCATGTGGAGTCTAGTAGTGCGCGTTGAATCGTACGGGTGTGGCTCACCAGCAACAGCACCGCACATTTGGCAGGTATTGCCGTTTCTATCTAAAACAAACGCGCGAGTTTCTTTTGAAATCGCTCTGTCAAACGCAGGAATCGGTTTTGGTGTTTCAAGAAGGTATTGCCCTGGCTTCAAATTCGCCCTGTCATTATGGGTTAAAATCTGATAACCCTCTTCATTCCGCAACTCGCGTACTCTTCGCGCCCATTCTGACTGGTTATCTGCAATTTCACGCAATTCGTCAGAGTCCATAATTCGTCCAATATTTGACAGAAAATGCTTGCGCAGCTTTGCTTTTGCGCCGTATTTTGCTCGTTTTTCTGACATATTCAGCCAACCTTCTTCGCACGTTGTTTCGAACTTATTTCTAACGCCTTAAAAATCGCGCCAGAAACAGCCTTGGCTACGGGCGGTGGAAATGCGTTCCCGATTTGGCGATACGCTGCCGTTTTTCCTCCAGCGAACAACCAATCATCTGGAAATCCTTGAATACGTGCGGTCATCCTAGTCGTCAGCCGGGGCATTCCAACAAAATTTTTATCCGGCGCAGCATCGGCCAGCCCCCTTCCATCAACGCCAAGAGATGCCCAAGCATTTCTAGCGCGCGTAGGGCCGAGATCA contains:
- a CDS encoding HNH endonuclease — protein: MDSDELREIADNQSEWARRVRELRNEEGYQILTHNDRANLKPGQYLLETPKPIPAFDRAISKETRAFVLDRNGNTCQMCGAVAGEPHPYDSTRTTRLHMGHVIDKSLGGTDDASNLKAICSVCNEGASNATLPRPDLMKLLVNVRRATAQDQLEVLKWLKKKFPNSA